A genomic segment from Thermococcus sp. encodes:
- a CDS encoding ATP-binding protein — protein sequence MQVAIASGKGGVGKSSITASLLYLLKDDYSFIAVDADAEAPNLGLLLGVNEWEEEREHIGAKVARINTESCIRCGICKDRCPYGCIYIDDKGNYVVNELTCEGCNVCGLVCPVAGTITLEEVRSGVIKKATTPYGFPIISAQLDVGRPESGKLVTEEKEWAKKIMDEFNLAHMIVDSAAGIGCQVIASLGGADIAILIAEPTPASLSDVQRAYKIVQHFMEPAYLIVNKADLNPGFTALNEWAESEGIPLLGEVPYDKAIPKSMTLMKPVVETFPDSRAAEALREIAGRIREEILG from the coding sequence ATGCAGGTGGCGATAGCGAGCGGTAAGGGCGGTGTTGGGAAGAGCAGCATAACTGCTTCACTACTCTACCTACTCAAGGATGATTACAGCTTTATCGCCGTTGATGCTGACGCTGAAGCACCCAACCTTGGCCTTCTCCTCGGCGTTAATGAGTGGGAAGAGGAGAGGGAGCACATAGGAGCTAAGGTTGCAAGAATAAACACGGAGAGTTGCATTAGGTGTGGAATCTGCAAGGACAGGTGCCCCTACGGCTGCATCTACATCGACGATAAGGGCAACTACGTTGTCAACGAGCTAACCTGTGAGGGCTGCAACGTCTGCGGCCTCGTCTGTCCTGTTGCTGGTACGATAACCCTTGAGGAGGTTCGCTCGGGAGTCATCAAAAAGGCGACCACCCCCTATGGTTTTCCGATAATCTCAGCCCAACTCGACGTCGGTAGACCTGAAAGCGGTAAGCTCGTCACAGAAGAGAAAGAGTGGGCCAAGAAGATAATGGACGAGTTTAACCTCGCGCACATGATCGTCGATTCAGCAGCCGGAATTGGCTGTCAGGTAATAGCAAGCCTTGGAGGTGCGGACATCGCGATACTCATCGCCGAGCCAACCCCCGCTTCCCTTTCCGACGTCCAGAGGGCTTACAAGATCGTCCAGCACTTCATGGAACCGGCTTACCTGATAGTCAACAAGGCTGATCTCAACCCCGGCTTCACCGCGCTGAATGAGTGGGCGGAGAGCGAGGGGATTCCCCTACTCGGCGAGGTGCCCTACGATAAAGCCATTCCAAAGAGCATGACCCTGATGAAACCCGTTGTCGAGACCTTCCCGGATTCAAGAGCGGCTGAAGCCCTGCGCGAAATAGCCGGACGGATAAGGGAAGAGATACTCGGCTGA
- a CDS encoding SDR family oxidoreductase has translation MRNKLVVVTGGAGFIGSHIAWELVKDNDIVVIDNLQTGKEENVPAGVKLVKADIRDYGAIVDLVMQADYVFHEAAQVSVVESIKDPLLTEDVNVVGTLNILKALLEGHGKLVFASSAAIYGDNSHLPLVETEKPRPLSPYGVTKATAEEYLRVFHELYGLPVVALRYFNVFGPRQSANQYAGVISIFINRALKNEPLIIFGDGRQTRDFIYVKDVVKANILVAESRRANGRVFNVATGKQTSILELAQKVVEITGANSPITFDKPRPGDIKHSLADIREIRKLGFEPEWSLEDGLKKTVEWYAVKREG, from the coding sequence ATGAGGAACAAGCTCGTAGTTGTTACGGGGGGGGCAGGGTTCATAGGCTCTCACATCGCCTGGGAACTCGTTAAGGACAACGATATAGTCGTGATCGACAATCTCCAAACCGGAAAGGAGGAGAACGTTCCAGCGGGGGTGAAGCTCGTAAAGGCGGACATAAGGGACTACGGCGCGATAGTCGACCTAGTAATGCAGGCGGACTACGTCTTCCACGAGGCAGCCCAGGTGAGCGTCGTTGAGAGCATCAAAGACCCTCTCCTTACTGAGGATGTCAACGTCGTAGGCACGCTCAACATCCTCAAAGCCCTCCTTGAGGGCCACGGGAAGCTGGTCTTTGCGTCTTCCGCGGCAATCTACGGAGACAACTCCCACCTCCCGCTTGTGGAGACAGAAAAGCCGAGGCCGCTCTCACCCTACGGCGTCACGAAGGCAACCGCTGAGGAATATTTAAGGGTCTTCCACGAACTCTACGGCCTGCCGGTCGTTGCGCTCCGCTACTTCAACGTCTTCGGTCCGAGGCAGAGCGCCAACCAGTACGCCGGAGTGATAAGCATCTTTATAAACCGCGCCCTGAAGAACGAGCCGTTGATAATCTTCGGCGACGGGAGGCAGACACGCGATTTCATCTACGTAAAGGACGTTGTTAAGGCAAATATCCTCGTCGCGGAGAGCAGAAGGGCGAACGGACGGGTATTTAACGTTGCCACCGGAAAGCAAACGAGCATCCTTGAGCTTGCCCAGAAGGTTGTGGAAATAACCGGCGCAAACTCACCGATAACCTTTGACAAGCCCAGACCCGGCGACATAAAGCACAGCCTCGCTGATATAAGGGAGATCAGGAAGCTCGGCTTCGAGCCGGAGTGGTCGCTGGAGGATGGACTGAAGAAGACGGTGGAGTGGTACGCTGTGAAGCGTGAAGGTTAG
- a CDS encoding glycosyltransferase family 2 protein, which yields MWLLVALGIILFWDGYFFVNYIIGLFGDYRISKWCPRVSVIIPAYNEEKGVLKAVNSALEQDYPNFEVIAVDDGSEDGTFEVTSSVRDPRLKVYGIEHGGKAKALNFGLSKASGEIIVTTDADSVLERDAVKELVRRFYSDEIVAVGGQVRVLGDSFIERAQDVEHLRIAMFRRAKELENLSLAPGPIAAFRREALGRINGFVEDSVEDYATTKAMKGLGRVVYSPKARVWTEMPRSFPALWQQRKRWFLGDLRNLGGGFTKNWGFLLIGDAVALLDVLVPPVLLLTGLWWFFVLWWGFETFTMLVPTVVEGGGFLNALLFPLIVWFWAAFYLSLHIYGYTKLPLERC from the coding sequence ATGTGGTTGCTGGTTGCCCTGGGAATTATCCTCTTCTGGGATGGCTACTTCTTCGTCAATTATATAATCGGTCTCTTCGGTGATTACAGGATTTCAAAATGGTGCCCTCGGGTCTCGGTAATCATCCCCGCCTACAACGAGGAGAAGGGGGTTTTGAAGGCAGTGAACTCAGCCCTTGAGCAGGACTACCCTAATTTTGAAGTCATCGCAGTTGACGACGGGAGCGAGGACGGGACTTTTGAGGTAACATCCTCTGTACGAGATCCCCGCCTGAAGGTTTACGGGATTGAGCACGGCGGGAAAGCGAAGGCCCTGAACTTCGGCCTCTCAAAGGCCTCGGGTGAGATCATAGTCACAACGGACGCGGACAGCGTCCTTGAGCGAGACGCCGTTAAAGAACTCGTGAGGCGCTTTTACTCGGATGAGATTGTGGCTGTCGGCGGACAGGTCCGCGTTCTGGGTGACTCTTTCATTGAGAGGGCACAGGATGTCGAGCATTTGAGGATAGCCATGTTCCGCAGGGCAAAAGAGCTTGAGAACCTGAGTCTCGCCCCCGGCCCGATAGCGGCCTTCCGGCGGGAAGCCCTTGGGAGGATAAATGGATTCGTGGAGGACAGCGTGGAGGACTATGCGACGACTAAGGCCATGAAAGGACTCGGGAGGGTGGTTTACAGCCCAAAGGCCAGAGTCTGGACGGAAATGCCGCGTTCCTTTCCTGCCCTCTGGCAGCAGAGGAAGCGCTGGTTCCTCGGCGATTTGCGGAACCTCGGTGGGGGCTTCACCAAGAACTGGGGTTTTCTGCTCATAGGAGATGCGGTGGCACTTTTAGATGTACTGGTTCCGCCGGTGCTTCTTTTAACGGGCCTTTGGTGGTTCTTTGTTCTATGGTGGGGCTTTGAGACTTTCACGATGCTAGTCCCAACAGTGGTTGAAGGCGGGGGGTTTTTAAACGCCCTGCTTTTTCCGCTAATCGTCTGGTTCTGGGCAGCTTTTTATCTCTCCCTCCACATCTATGGATATACAAAGTTGCCTCTTGAGAGGTGTTGA
- a CDS encoding inorganic phosphate transporter: MIAVIATAFFMAWAVGANDSAKAVGTAVGSGIVGFKRAVLIIAVFTTLGAVIGHSAVPGTITGLAEGLTTAQVALALFSAASAVTLASLISMPISTTQSIIGALIGSALALGLPVNWWMIGKIISAWFFSPVFASLLAIAVYKIYNPLLKRIKCLKNLELTQKWLVFLASAYSAFNLGTNEVSNVIGLAKAGGMSNPNALLALIMAFGTLTFSYKVMMTIGKDIAPLGPTSAFSSQFGASIAVNTANLFGLPVSSGQAVVGAISGLSVYKGEKVNKKVLTDIVKSWVEAPLFAGILAFILINLFSSAGF, from the coding sequence ATGATAGCGGTCATCGCAACGGCTTTCTTTATGGCATGGGCCGTTGGTGCCAATGACAGCGCAAAGGCCGTTGGAACCGCCGTCGGTTCCGGTATAGTTGGCTTCAAAAGGGCAGTGCTCATAATAGCGGTCTTCACGACGCTCGGGGCGGTCATAGGTCATTCCGCGGTTCCGGGGACTATAACGGGACTGGCTGAAGGTTTAACAACGGCCCAGGTTGCCCTGGCCCTCTTTAGCGCTGCCTCCGCGGTGACGCTTGCAAGTCTCATCAGCATGCCTATATCAACAACCCAGTCCATAATCGGTGCCCTGATAGGTTCGGCGCTGGCCCTCGGCCTCCCCGTGAACTGGTGGATGATAGGCAAGATAATCTCTGCCTGGTTTTTTTCGCCGGTCTTTGCGTCCCTTCTGGCTATAGCAGTATACAAGATTTACAACCCCCTTCTCAAGCGGATAAAATGCCTCAAGAACCTTGAACTTACCCAGAAGTGGCTCGTATTTCTGGCCTCCGCGTACTCTGCCTTCAACTTGGGAACGAACGAGGTTTCAAACGTTATAGGGCTTGCGAAGGCCGGTGGAATGTCAAACCCCAACGCCCTCCTGGCCCTCATAATGGCCTTTGGAACCCTCACCTTCAGCTATAAGGTTATGATGACGATCGGGAAGGACATCGCTCCCCTTGGCCCTACCTCGGCGTTTTCAAGTCAGTTCGGGGCGTCGATAGCCGTTAACACAGCCAACCTCTTTGGACTTCCAGTCAGCTCGGGCCAGGCCGTCGTCGGCGCTATCAGCGGATTGAGCGTCTATAAGGGGGAAAAGGTCAACAAAAAGGTTCTTACGGACATCGTCAAGAGCTGGGTTGAGGCACCCCTCTTTGCAGGGATCCTAGCATTCATCCTCATAAACCTCTTCTCCTCCGCAGGCTTTTAA
- the pfdA gene encoding prefoldin subunit alpha → MAEANEQLERLAYEYQLLQAQAQLLAQNLDLLTMGRNEFQAVKETIEGLKKVKDEKPEILVPIGAGSFLRGFILDRENAIVSVGAGYAVEKNLDDAVVYLEERIREYDEAIAKTQEGLKKLEAQLGELAKKAQALQEKSGTGFSVGR, encoded by the coding sequence ATGGCGGAGGCAAATGAACAGCTTGAGAGGCTTGCTTACGAGTACCAGCTCCTCCAGGCCCAGGCCCAGCTCCTGGCCCAGAACCTTGATCTGCTTACGATGGGAAGAAACGAGTTCCAGGCCGTTAAGGAAACCATTGAGGGCCTCAAGAAGGTCAAAGATGAGAAGCCCGAGATACTGGTTCCAATAGGGGCAGGCTCGTTCCTCAGGGGGTTCATCCTCGACAGAGAGAACGCAATAGTGAGCGTTGGAGCGGGCTATGCTGTTGAGAAGAACCTCGACGATGCGGTGGTTTACCTTGAGGAGCGCATAAGGGAGTACGATGAGGCCATAGCAAAGACCCAGGAGGGCCTTAAGAAGCTCGAAGCCCAGCTCGGTGAGTTAGCTAAGAAGGCGCAAGCCCTCCAGGAGAAGAGCGGAACGGGATTCAGTGTTGGCCGTTGA
- a CDS encoding ATPase domain-containing protein, producing MSDRVSTGVPGLDSMTRGGLIPGRVYLVKGSPGTGKTTLAMHFAMAGIANGENVLYVTLEEPSENLRTDMSRLGFNLSNSNLTIIDATPAAERYVLMENFFESFAEGMDKMLTAIKEQFRQRYYHRVILDPITMLKLTTTKELDYRRAFLTFVKTMGHLKTTVLITSELQRTDVEEYLVNGVIKMRMFEIQGKLTRGIRITKFRGSGFDPTVRPYEITDHGIVVYHDRVLTLP from the coding sequence ATGAGTGATAGGGTATCAACCGGCGTTCCAGGGCTGGATTCAATGACACGAGGCGGTTTAATCCCCGGCAGGGTCTACCTGGTAAAGGGTTCTCCTGGAACCGGAAAAACAACGCTTGCAATGCACTTCGCAATGGCCGGGATAGCCAACGGTGAGAACGTTCTCTACGTCACTCTTGAGGAACCTTCCGAGAACCTACGAACGGACATGAGTCGGCTTGGCTTCAATCTCTCGAACTCCAACCTCACGATAATTGACGCAACACCGGCCGCCGAGCGCTATGTCCTGATGGAGAACTTCTTTGAGTCCTTCGCGGAAGGGATGGATAAGATGCTGACGGCGATAAAGGAGCAGTTTAGACAGCGCTACTACCACCGTGTTATCCTCGATCCAATCACCATGCTGAAGCTCACGACCACCAAGGAACTGGACTACAGGCGTGCCTTTCTGACGTTTGTCAAAACCATGGGGCACTTAAAAACCACGGTTCTGATAACCTCCGAGCTTCAGAGGACGGACGTCGAGGAATACCTCGTCAACGGTGTTATTAAGATGCGCATGTTCGAGATCCAGGGGAAGCTAACGAGGGGCATAAGGATAACGAAGTTCCGCGGGAGCGGCTTCGACCCCACCGTCCGTCCCTACGAGATAACCGACCACGGCATAGTGGTCTACCACGACCGCGTTCTTACCCTCCCGTGA